A genomic region of Sulfuricurvum sp. IAE1 contains the following coding sequences:
- the dnaG gene encoding DNA primase produces MIAQDSIDALKARLDIVDVVGSYVELKRAGSSFKAPCPFHEEKSPSFVVNPARGSYHCFGCGVHGDAIKFVMEYDKLSYPEAIEKLAASINFTLHYEGGNSQKKRSNLLETLNEWYQKLLEQNRTAQEYLHERGIYASSLERFGIGYAPASFDTIRFLEQRKLSTAEAIELGALGRGEDGRLFARFIERITFPIYAPGGALVGFGGRTITGHQAKYVNSPQTNLFNKSRLLYAYHLARDTVFRRREIIVTEGYLDVVMLHQAGFTQAVATLGTALTAEHLPLLRKGEPKVLLAYDGDKAGRAAALKASKLLSAGGFDGGVVLFEGGLDPADMVKNGEIEALGGLLRHPIPFIEFVVTETISTYDLRDPKAKEGALHESVAFLKTLSPLLQEEYRPFVASRLGVSPSLIRIGQGKNAAVQPINFSHHDVWELSLIKTVLERPHIIDALLDFVEPGLLQYHADEFEAALRGNGEDPRLSALLMDERIRVFEGDEGLKQELITFLITHYNRELKKVTTQNTVSFDQKSYLIRQYRDKIERLKRGELVPLG; encoded by the coding sequence ATGATTGCCCAAGACTCCATTGACGCCCTCAAAGCGAGACTCGACATCGTCGACGTCGTCGGTTCCTATGTCGAACTCAAACGTGCGGGCTCGAGCTTCAAAGCCCCTTGCCCGTTTCACGAGGAAAAGTCCCCCAGTTTCGTCGTCAATCCCGCGCGCGGGAGCTACCACTGCTTCGGCTGCGGCGTTCACGGCGACGCGATCAAATTCGTCATGGAGTATGACAAACTCTCGTATCCCGAAGCGATCGAGAAACTGGCCGCCTCGATCAATTTCACCCTCCACTACGAAGGTGGAAACTCGCAGAAAAAACGCTCCAACCTCCTCGAAACCCTCAACGAATGGTACCAGAAGCTGCTCGAGCAAAACCGCACGGCGCAGGAATACCTGCATGAGCGGGGGATCTATGCTTCCAGCCTCGAGCGCTTCGGGATCGGGTACGCTCCCGCTTCTTTCGATACGATCCGTTTCCTGGAACAACGCAAACTGAGCACCGCCGAAGCGATCGAGCTTGGCGCATTGGGGAGGGGGGAAGACGGACGTCTCTTCGCCCGCTTCATCGAGCGGATAACTTTCCCGATCTATGCTCCCGGCGGAGCCCTCGTAGGATTCGGGGGGCGGACCATTACGGGTCATCAGGCCAAATACGTCAACTCCCCCCAGACGAACCTGTTCAACAAATCCCGTCTCCTTTACGCCTACCATCTCGCCCGGGACACCGTCTTCCGCCGTCGCGAGATCATCGTCACAGAGGGGTATCTCGACGTGGTGATGCTGCATCAGGCCGGTTTTACGCAGGCCGTGGCGACGCTGGGAACGGCGCTGACTGCGGAGCATCTCCCGCTGTTGCGCAAGGGCGAACCCAAAGTGCTGCTCGCCTACGACGGCGACAAAGCGGGACGCGCGGCAGCGCTGAAGGCATCGAAACTTTTAAGTGCGGGGGGTTTCGACGGCGGCGTCGTACTGTTCGAGGGAGGGCTTGACCCCGCCGACATGGTCAAAAACGGCGAAATCGAAGCGCTTGGGGGGCTGTTACGCCATCCGATCCCTTTTATCGAATTCGTCGTCACCGAAACGATCAGTACCTACGACCTGCGCGATCCGAAAGCCAAAGAGGGGGCGCTGCACGAGTCGGTCGCTTTTCTCAAAACGCTCTCCCCCCTCCTCCAGGAAGAGTACCGCCCTTTCGTCGCATCCCGTCTTGGGGTATCCCCTTCGCTGATCCGGATCGGTCAGGGGAAAAACGCGGCGGTACAGCCGATCAATTTTTCACATCACGACGTATGGGAACTCAGCCTCATCAAAACAGTACTGGAACGTCCTCACATCATCGATGCGCTCCTTGATTTCGTCGAGCCCGGGCTGCTCCAGTATCATGCGGACGAGTTCGAAGCGGCACTGCGGGGGAACGGCGAGGACCCTCGGCTGAGCGCCCTGTTGATGGATGAGCGGATTCGGGTATTCGAGGGGGACGAAGGGCTCAAGCAAGAACTTATAACGTTCTTAATAACCCACTACAACCGGGAACTCAAAAAAGTCACCACCCAAAATACGGTATCATTCGACCAAAAATCGTATTTAATACGTCAATACCGGGACAAAATCGAACGCCTCAAACGGGGCGAACTCGTTCCGTTAGGATAA
- a CDS encoding methyl-accepting chemotaxis protein — MTQRNQLMALVFAGMMIPPAVWIALLAFSELFSTAELLDILFSLPMILYMAVATTAMILGFRYSLGSLESLMGNPSTHAEAAALIAKLPYRFLVGQLLYTGIGPAAVLWGKPFIAPERFILAELAVLPLLLLFIIPVFILFVIRLEEWVASVPLDERSPFLSFGRKMVLAVFTTMVGNITLLVLLNAILLFSSPDLSLSDMLSKNIVVALIGTAVSAVNVALLVSQVSRPVQTLTDGLKTDLFNLTKRFRGNTRDETGTMMFNLNHFIAEIERSISHSKEIASANLGAARELDTINTELTRRVYDSRVITDASSEKARSVQRIVDEGVENFTHASESMTQALSKLLHGRQELSVLLDTISHSTELEAELRSKLDQLNGEASQVQKILSVIGDIADQTNLLALNAAIEAARAGEHGRGFAVVADEVRQLAEKTQHSLVEINATINVIVQSISDATEQMHRNTEAMHHLATLSERVDRDIDESVGAMEKTDILTGQSVENSRTIAEHIESMLAQMESLASLSSANDASMKELSAIVGSIASSADALFTQLGQFKTA, encoded by the coding sequence ATGACGCAGCGCAACCAGTTGATGGCACTTGTTTTTGCCGGAATGATGATTCCCCCCGCGGTTTGGATCGCCCTTTTGGCTTTTTCGGAACTTTTCAGTACCGCAGAATTGCTCGACATCCTCTTTTCGCTTCCCATGATCCTCTACATGGCGGTCGCGACAACGGCGATGATACTGGGGTTCCGGTACTCCCTGGGATCGCTCGAATCGCTGATGGGCAATCCCTCGACCCATGCCGAGGCGGCGGCGCTCATTGCCAAACTGCCCTACCGCTTTTTGGTCGGACAGCTCCTTTATACCGGGATCGGGCCGGCGGCGGTACTGTGGGGCAAGCCTTTTATCGCGCCGGAGCGTTTTATCCTCGCGGAGCTGGCCGTACTCCCGCTGTTGCTCCTTTTTATCATCCCTGTCTTCATTCTTTTCGTCATACGACTTGAAGAGTGGGTCGCTTCGGTTCCTCTCGACGAGCGCAGCCCGTTTTTGTCTTTCGGCCGGAAAATGGTTCTCGCGGTATTTACGACGATGGTCGGGAACATCACCCTTCTGGTACTGCTCAACGCGATTCTTCTCTTCTCTTCACCCGACCTCTCGCTGAGCGACATGCTCAGCAAAAATATCGTCGTGGCGCTGATCGGGACCGCCGTTTCGGCAGTCAACGTCGCCCTGCTCGTCTCGCAGGTGAGCCGACCGGTACAAACCCTCACCGACGGGCTAAAAACTGATCTGTTCAATCTTACAAAAAGGTTTAGGGGGAACACGCGCGACGAAACGGGTACCATGATGTTCAACCTCAACCATTTTATCGCCGAAATCGAGCGTTCCATCTCCCATTCCAAAGAGATCGCCTCCGCCAATCTCGGGGCGGCCCGCGAACTCGATACCATCAATACCGAACTGACCAGGCGGGTCTACGACAGCCGCGTCATCACCGACGCCTCATCGGAAAAAGCACGGTCGGTACAGCGAATCGTTGACGAGGGGGTCGAAAACTTCACGCACGCCTCGGAATCGATGACTCAGGCTCTCTCAAAACTCCTGCACGGGCGGCAGGAACTTTCCGTATTGCTCGATACCATTTCACACAGCACCGAACTCGAAGCCGAACTTCGTTCCAAACTCGACCAGCTCAACGGCGAAGCGTCCCAGGTTCAAAAAATTCTCTCCGTTATCGGCGATATCGCCGATCAGACCAATCTGCTCGCACTCAATGCCGCGATCGAAGCGGCACGGGCGGGGGAACACGGGCGGGGATTCGCCGTCGTTGCCGACGAGGTACGCCAACTGGCCGAAAAAACACAACACAGCCTGGTCGAGATCAACGCCACGATCAACGTCATCGTCCAAAGCATCTCGGACGCTACCGAACAGATGCACCGCAACACAGAAGCGATGCACCATCTGGCCACCCTCTCCGAACGGGTCGACCGGGACATCGACGAGAGCGTCGGCGCAATGGAAAAAACCGATATCCTTACCGGCCAAAGCGTCGAAAATTCCCGAACGATCGCCGAACACATCGAGTCGATGCTCGCGCAAATGGAATCGCTCGCATCCCTTTCGTCCGCCAACGACGCGTCGATGAAGGAGCTCTCCGCTATCGTCGGATCGATCGCATCCTCGGCCGATGCACTCTTCACGCAGCTCGGGCAGTTCAAAACGGCCTGA
- the rpsU gene encoding 30S ribosomal protein S21 translates to MPGIILRQDDNFDAAYRRFKKQTDRNLIVTEARARRNHVTETEKRKQFKISARKKMLKRLYMMRRYESRL, encoded by the coding sequence ATGCCTGGTATTATCTTACGCCAAGATGATAACTTTGATGCAGCTTACCGCCGTTTCAAAAAACAAACAGATCGTAATCTGATTGTTACTGAAGCCCGTGCTCGCCGTAACCACGTTACCGAGACTGAAAAGCGCAAGCAGTTCAAAATCAGCGCTCGCAAAAAGATGCTGAAACGTCTCTACATGATGAGACGTTAC